The following are from one region of the Luteimonas sp. MC1572 genome:
- the yjgA gene encoding ribosome biogenesis factor YjgA, whose translation MRGKNEDTGEFLGASRSAQRREALDVLALAQQLVALDPGRLDKLPLGDDLPEFIERARRITSHIARKREIAFLAKQLRREDDEALDAIRDALEVDGEAARIDAARLHRAEDWRERLLGDDGDAALAALLEEFPGADRQRLRQLVRNALAERKANKPPRAFRELFREVRALLQPADSQDDHFGEGDDDGDREGDDSTP comes from the coding sequence ATGCGCGGAAAGAACGAAGACACCGGCGAATTCCTGGGCGCGAGCCGCAGCGCGCAGCGCCGCGAGGCGCTCGACGTGCTGGCGCTCGCGCAGCAGCTGGTGGCGCTGGACCCGGGCCGCCTGGACAAGCTGCCGCTGGGCGACGACCTGCCGGAGTTCATTGAACGCGCGCGGCGCATCACCTCGCACATCGCGCGCAAGCGCGAGATCGCATTCCTGGCCAAGCAGCTGCGCCGCGAGGACGACGAGGCACTGGACGCGATCCGCGACGCGCTTGAAGTGGACGGTGAAGCCGCGCGCATCGATGCCGCGCGCCTGCACCGTGCCGAAGACTGGCGCGAGCGCCTGCTCGGCGACGACGGCGACGCCGCGCTGGCCGCGCTGCTGGAAGAATTCCCCGGCGCCGACCGCCAGCGCCTGCGGCAGCTGGTGCGCAACGCGCTGGCCGAACGCAAGGCGAACAAGCCACCGCGCGCGTTCCGCGAGCTGTTCCGCGAAGTGCGCGCGCTGCTGCAGCCGGCCGATAGCCAGGACGACCACTTCGGTGAAGGCGACGACGACGGCGACCGGGAAGGCGACGACAGCACGCCCTGA
- a CDS encoding YhdP family protein, whose translation MPPTPLRRGLRVARRGAWYVLAIGLVLMALGAGITSQLLPLAERHPDHIAAWLGERAGRTVAFDHVETEWTRRGPLLRLDGLRIGDGPHAIPIGAAEVLVSQYAGLLPGRSFTELRLRGLELTLERDDDGRWQVRGLPGQAQSGGDPFAALEGLGELQVIDGRLAVLAPALGIDAALSEVDLRLRVDGERVRVAARAWMRKGVSPLDISADLDRSRGDGRAWLALRDADLAAWSGLRAVGVGTAAGTGRIQAWADLRGNRVTDLRVSGKLDGVRLRGNAVAGSAAPSLDFGRVEIDARWLALAGGWRVDAPRLRVGAGADAQVLDGLLVADGARRALVAERIDAGPLLALAALAGAMPPALSDWLLDTRPGGVLRDVEVAGDASGRFRARAQVEDLRFDAVGDAPGVSGLSGTLVGDADGVTFAFDRKAVMRFDWPRGFGPPAHAVRLAGRVTAWRDGAGWHVDTPALRVSGEGYGADVRGGLVFQGDGTRPRVDLAAAIDDAHIPVAKRFWVRHRMPRAAVDWLDTALVGGHVRGGRAVLSGDLDDWPFSAAGKTAGPGLFHARAGLDDVVLRFDPDWPAANGLDGVVDFIADGFSVSGRAQLAGVPLPTLSGRIAHFGDAPLLVRADIAGDAAPVLALLRASPLREGREALLQGLSAAGPMRAAFALDLPLHQHPIRPAVSGRVLLEGATLGEKRWDVAFDDVRGEARYDQNGFVANALRVRREGLAGTLALRAGTGHVADRGNAFEAELGASLAASELAARAPQLAWLGDRLRGRSQWTLAVAIPVDAGSDGGGGRLQLRSDLVGTQLMLPAPLDKPAATPLAARIDVDLPLGEGDVDVALGNRVALRARSRGNQTGVRAVLGRGRIDGEPPASGLVVTGSTPVLDALDWASLAGGGDADADAGEGLALRRIDVLAGRLQLLGSGFTQTRVLAEPVAAGTSVRFDGPALAGGLLLPRRSGAALTAHLQRLHFPAPGARAGGGTPSADGEGEAAAADDIDPARIPPLDITVDDLRFGAAALGTARLRTRQTADGLLVQEFHAVRGRQRVEVEGDWLGRGQAARTRVKVSLASRDFGALLSGFGLGQRLDGGEGEADFDATWPGGPAGFRLDALEGSLALTVKDGRLVEVEPGAGRVLGLLSITELPRRLTLDFRDFFAKGFAFNRIGGTVAFGAGQARSDDMLIDGAAAEISIRGTADLRAQTYDQVIEVVPRTGGLLTAVGALTAGPVGAAVGAVANAVFERPLGRVGAKVYHVTGPWKDPKVEVQVREPPPAERAGPVVPASG comes from the coding sequence ATGCCGCCGACGCCGCTGCGCCGTGGCCTGCGCGTCGCAAGGCGCGGCGCCTGGTATGTACTGGCCATCGGCCTGGTGCTGATGGCGCTGGGCGCCGGCATCACCAGCCAGCTGCTGCCGCTGGCCGAGCGCCACCCCGACCACATCGCCGCCTGGCTTGGCGAGCGCGCCGGGCGCACGGTCGCGTTCGACCACGTGGAGACCGAGTGGACCCGGCGCGGCCCGCTGCTGCGACTGGACGGCCTGCGCATCGGCGACGGCCCGCACGCGATCCCGATCGGCGCGGCGGAAGTCCTTGTCTCCCAATACGCCGGCCTGTTGCCCGGGCGCTCGTTCACCGAGCTGCGGCTGCGCGGGCTGGAGCTCACGCTGGAGCGCGACGATGACGGGCGCTGGCAGGTCCGCGGCCTGCCGGGCCAGGCGCAGTCGGGTGGCGATCCCTTCGCTGCACTCGAAGGCCTCGGCGAGCTGCAGGTCATCGATGGCCGCCTGGCGGTGCTGGCCCCCGCGCTCGGCATCGATGCGGCCCTGAGCGAGGTCGACCTGCGCCTGCGCGTGGACGGTGAGCGCGTGCGCGTCGCGGCGCGCGCCTGGATGCGCAAGGGCGTCTCGCCGCTGGACATTTCGGCCGATCTCGATCGCAGCCGTGGCGATGGCCGCGCCTGGCTGGCGCTGCGCGATGCCGACCTGGCGGCCTGGTCGGGGCTGCGCGCGGTGGGCGTGGGGACGGCGGCGGGAACCGGCAGGATCCAGGCATGGGCGGACCTGCGCGGCAACCGTGTCACCGACCTCCGGGTCTCCGGAAAACTGGATGGTGTGCGCCTGCGCGGCAACGCAGTGGCGGGCTCCGCCGCGCCATCGCTTGATTTCGGTCGCGTCGAGATCGACGCCCGCTGGCTCGCGCTCGCGGGCGGCTGGCGCGTCGACGCGCCGCGGCTGCGGGTCGGGGCCGGCGCGGATGCGCAGGTGCTCGACGGCCTGCTGGTCGCCGACGGTGCGCGTCGCGCGCTGGTCGCCGAGCGCATCGATGCCGGACCGCTGCTGGCGCTGGCCGCGCTCGCAGGCGCCATGCCGCCCGCACTCTCCGACTGGCTTCTCGACACGCGTCCGGGTGGCGTGCTGCGTGATGTGGAGGTCGCGGGCGATGCCAGCGGCCGCTTCCGTGCGCGCGCGCAGGTGGAGGACCTGCGGTTCGACGCGGTCGGCGATGCCCCTGGCGTGTCCGGACTCTCCGGCACCCTGGTCGGCGACGCCGACGGCGTGACGTTCGCGTTCGACCGCAAGGCCGTCATGCGCTTCGACTGGCCGCGCGGCTTCGGCCCGCCGGCGCACGCGGTGCGCCTCGCGGGCAGGGTGACGGCCTGGCGCGACGGCGCGGGCTGGCACGTCGATACGCCGGCGCTGCGCGTCAGCGGCGAAGGCTACGGCGCCGATGTGCGCGGTGGCCTGGTCTTCCAGGGCGACGGCACGCGCCCGCGCGTGGACCTGGCGGCGGCCATCGACGATGCCCACATCCCGGTGGCCAAGCGCTTCTGGGTCCGCCACCGCATGCCGCGGGCGGCGGTGGACTGGCTGGACACGGCCCTGGTCGGCGGCCACGTGCGCGGCGGGCGTGCCGTGCTGTCCGGCGACCTCGACGACTGGCCGTTCAGCGCCGCGGGCAAGACCGCCGGTCCTGGGCTGTTCCACGCGCGCGCGGGACTCGACGACGTGGTGCTGCGCTTCGATCCCGACTGGCCGGCCGCGAACGGCCTCGACGGCGTGGTCGACTTCATCGCCGATGGATTTTCGGTGTCGGGACGTGCGCAGCTGGCCGGAGTGCCGCTGCCGACACTGTCCGGCCGCATCGCCCATTTCGGCGATGCGCCGCTGCTGGTGCGCGCCGACATCGCCGGCGATGCTGCGCCGGTCCTCGCGCTGCTGCGCGCCAGCCCGCTGCGCGAGGGCCGCGAAGCGCTGCTGCAGGGACTGTCCGCCGCGGGCCCGATGCGCGCGGCGTTCGCCCTGGACCTGCCGCTGCACCAGCACCCGATACGGCCGGCGGTTTCCGGGCGCGTGCTGCTGGAAGGCGCGACGCTGGGCGAAAAACGCTGGGACGTCGCGTTCGACGATGTCCGCGGCGAGGCACGCTACGACCAGAACGGTTTCGTTGCCAATGCGCTTCGCGTGCGCCGCGAAGGCCTGGCCGGCACGCTGGCCCTGCGTGCCGGCACCGGGCATGTCGCCGATCGCGGCAACGCCTTCGAGGCCGAGCTCGGCGCCAGCCTGGCCGCGTCCGAACTCGCCGCCCGTGCGCCGCAGCTGGCCTGGCTCGGCGATCGCCTGCGCGGGCGATCGCAGTGGACACTCGCAGTGGCGATCCCGGTGGATGCCGGCAGCGACGGAGGCGGCGGACGGCTGCAGCTGCGATCGGACCTGGTGGGCACGCAGCTGATGCTGCCGGCGCCGCTCGACAAGCCGGCGGCCACGCCGTTGGCGGCACGCATCGATGTCGACCTGCCGCTAGGCGAGGGCGACGTGGACGTGGCCCTGGGCAACCGGGTCGCCTTGCGCGCGCGCAGCCGCGGCAACCAGACCGGGGTGCGCGCGGTGCTGGGCCGCGGGCGCATTGACGGCGAGCCCCCGGCGTCGGGCCTGGTCGTCACCGGGAGCACGCCGGTGCTGGACGCGCTCGACTGGGCGAGCCTGGCGGGTGGTGGCGACGCGGACGCCGACGCTGGCGAAGGGCTCGCACTGCGCCGGATCGACGTGTTGGCCGGTCGCCTGCAGCTGCTGGGCAGCGGCTTCACGCAGACGCGCGTGCTGGCCGAGCCGGTGGCGGCGGGAACCTCGGTGCGCTTCGACGGGCCGGCGCTGGCCGGTGGCCTGTTGCTGCCGCGACGTTCCGGCGCCGCGCTGACCGCGCACCTGCAGCGGCTGCATTTTCCCGCACCCGGTGCGCGCGCGGGCGGTGGCACGCCGAGCGCCGACGGGGAGGGCGAGGCCGCGGCCGCCGATGACATCGACCCGGCGCGCATCCCGCCGCTGGACATCACCGTCGACGACCTGCGGTTCGGCGCTGCCGCGCTGGGCACGGCCCGGCTGCGCACGCGCCAGACGGCGGATGGGCTGCTGGTGCAGGAGTTCCATGCGGTGCGGGGCAGGCAGCGTGTCGAGGTCGAAGGCGATTGGCTGGGGCGCGGCCAGGCCGCGCGCACGCGCGTGAAGGTGTCGCTGGCAAGTCGCGACTTCGGCGCACTGCTGTCCGGCTTCGGCCTGGGCCAGCGCCTCGACGGTGGCGAAGGCGAAGCGGACTTCGACGCGACCTGGCCGGGCGGCCCGGCCGGTTTCCGGCTCGACGCCCTCGAGGGCAGCCTGGCGTTGACGGTGAAGGATGGCCGCCTGGTGGAAGTCGAGCCCGGCGCCGGCCGGGTCCTCGGCCTGCTCAGCATCACCGAACTGCCGAGGCGCCTCACCCTGGACTTCCGCGACTTCTTCGCCAAGGGCTTCGCGTTCAACCGCATCGGCGGCACGGTCGCGTTCGGCGCCGGGCAGGCGCGCAGCGACGACATGCTGATCGATGGCGCCGCGGCCGAAATCAGCATCCGCGGCACGGCCGACCTGCGCGCGCAGACCTACGACCAGGTGATCGAGGTGGTGCCGCGCACCGGCGGGCTGCTCACCGCGGTCGGTGCGCTCACCGCCGGGCCGGTCGGTGCCGCCGTGGGGGCCGTGGCCAACGCGGTGTTCGAGCGGCCGCTGGGCCGCGTGGGCGCCAAGGTCTACCACGTCACCGGGCCGTGGAAGGATCCGAAGGTCGAGGTGCAGGTTCGCGAGCCGCCGCCAGCGGAGCGCGCGGGTCCGGTGGTGCCCGCGTCGGGTTGA
- a CDS encoding DUF4870 domain-containing protein has translation MQQTTHLASTPATGSERQWAALAHIAALVLALCTSWIAGVAGMLGAGAVYLLKRGDSSFVATHAREALNFNLSMFIYACIAFAIGVVLVGATVLTLGIGIILTAPAGLVLMVAMAAIALMWLVCSIIAAVKAWNGEAYRYPLTMRLF, from the coding sequence ATGCAACAGACCACCCATCTCGCCAGCACCCCCGCCACCGGCAGCGAGCGCCAGTGGGCGGCGCTGGCGCACATTGCCGCCCTGGTCCTTGCGCTGTGCACCAGCTGGATCGCCGGCGTGGCCGGCATGCTGGGCGCGGGCGCCGTCTACCTGCTCAAGCGCGGCGATTCGTCGTTCGTCGCCACCCACGCCCGCGAGGCGCTGAACTTCAACCTCAGCATGTTCATCTATGCCTGCATCGCGTTCGCGATCGGCGTGGTGCTGGTCGGGGCCACGGTGCTTACGCTCGGCATCGGCATCATCCTCACCGCGCCTGCCGGCCTGGTGCTGATGGTCGCGATGGCCGCGATCGCGCTGATGTGGCTGGTGTGCAGCATCATCGCCGCGGTGAAGGCGTGGAACGGCGAGGCCTATCGCTACCCGCTGACGATGCGCCTGTTCTGA
- the ispA gene encoding (2E,6E)-farnesyl diphosphate synthase, whose product MPDPEARAARLEAWRQRIDAVLERTLDQHPAAEPRLHAAMRHAVLLGGKRMRPLLVYATGTAFGAGEDALDAAAAAIELMHAYSLVHDDLPAMDDDALRRGQPTVHVAFDEATAILAGDALQALAFAVLADAAVGDAARVAMLRELAVAAGGAGMCGGQALDLQATGDTSATLAALEHLHALKTGALIRAAVRMGAIVAGADADARMRLDAYADALGLAFQVRDDLLDVEGDSATLGKTAGKDAAQDKVTFPALVGLDASRERLATLAAAIRYALAPFGPRAAILATLAEFAIKRRH is encoded by the coding sequence ATGCCTGACCCGGAAGCGAGGGCGGCCCGGCTCGAGGCGTGGCGCCAGCGCATCGACGCCGTCCTCGAGCGCACACTGGACCAACACCCGGCTGCCGAGCCACGCCTGCACGCGGCCATGCGCCATGCCGTGCTGCTCGGCGGCAAGCGCATGCGACCGCTGCTGGTCTACGCCACCGGCACCGCGTTCGGCGCAGGCGAGGACGCGCTGGATGCCGCGGCCGCGGCGATCGAGCTGATGCACGCCTATTCGCTGGTGCATGACGACCTGCCGGCGATGGACGACGACGCCCTGCGGCGTGGCCAGCCCACCGTGCACGTCGCCTTCGACGAGGCCACCGCGATCCTCGCCGGCGACGCGCTGCAGGCGCTGGCGTTCGCGGTACTGGCGGATGCCGCCGTGGGCGACGCCGCGCGCGTGGCAATGCTGCGCGAGCTCGCCGTGGCCGCCGGCGGCGCCGGCATGTGCGGCGGGCAGGCGCTCGACCTCCAAGCCACCGGCGACACATCGGCCACGCTGGCCGCGCTGGAGCACCTGCATGCGCTCAAGACAGGCGCGCTGATCCGCGCCGCCGTGCGCATGGGGGCGATCGTCGCCGGCGCCGATGCCGACGCGCGCATGCGCCTGGATGCCTACGCCGACGCGCTCGGCCTGGCGTTCCAGGTGCGCGACGACCTGCTCGATGTCGAAGGCGACAGCGCCACCCTCGGCAAGACCGCCGGCAAGGACGCGGCACAGGACAAGGTCACGTTCCCGGCGCTGGTCGGCCTCGATGCGTCACGCGAGCGCCTCGCCACGCTGGCGGCCGCGATCCGCTACGCGCTGGCGCCCTTCGGCCCGCGCGCGGCGATCCTCGCCACGCTCGCCGAGTTCGCGATCAAGCGCAGGCACTGA
- the pmbA gene encoding metalloprotease PmbA, which yields MKDNPLQTQPTVVTPATDDSRERLAQLQGITAELLDRARAAGASQAEVSCSEERGLNVNVRMGAVETVESTHDRGIGVTVYFGQRKGSASTADLRPESLEATVAQACAIARHTEDDDAAGLADAALMAREVREFDTWHPWALDADHAIDLALACEQAGRDADPRIANSDGASVGSGTSLSVYANSHGFVGAERDSHHSIGCALIAGEGDAMQRDGWYSVALAADDLQSPAAIGRLAAQRAAARLGPKPLATGRYPVLFASEVARSLVGHLLGAVSGGALYRGASFLVDSVGEQLFPDWFAIDERPFLQRGLRSSAYDSEGVATRESSLVAGGVLQRYVLGSYSARKLGLQTTGNAGGVHNLEVAANAGDLDDMLRGMGRGLLVTELMGQGVNIVTGDYSRGAAGFWIEDGAIAFPVDGITIAGKLREMFAGIEAVGRDVDTRSHIRTGSILIGGMTVAGE from the coding sequence ATGAAGGATAATCCATTGCAGACCCAGCCGACCGTAGTCACGCCCGCCACGGACGACAGCCGCGAGCGCCTGGCGCAGCTCCAGGGCATCACCGCGGAGCTCCTGGACCGCGCGCGCGCCGCCGGCGCCAGCCAGGCCGAGGTGTCGTGTTCCGAGGAGCGCGGCCTGAACGTCAACGTGCGCATGGGCGCTGTCGAAACCGTCGAATCAACGCATGACCGCGGCATCGGCGTGACCGTGTACTTCGGCCAGCGCAAGGGCAGCGCGAGCACCGCCGACCTGCGGCCGGAGAGCCTGGAAGCGACCGTGGCGCAGGCCTGCGCTATCGCGCGCCATACCGAGGATGACGACGCGGCCGGCCTCGCCGACGCGGCGTTGATGGCGCGCGAGGTGCGCGAATTCGACACCTGGCACCCCTGGGCGCTGGACGCCGACCACGCGATCGACCTGGCGCTGGCCTGCGAGCAGGCCGGCCGTGACGCCGATCCGCGCATCGCCAACTCCGACGGTGCGTCGGTCGGCAGCGGCACGTCGCTCAGCGTCTATGCCAACAGCCACGGCTTCGTCGGCGCCGAGCGCGACAGCCACCACAGCATCGGCTGCGCGCTGATCGCCGGCGAAGGCGATGCCATGCAGCGCGACGGCTGGTACAGCGTGGCGCTCGCCGCCGACGATCTGCAGTCGCCGGCCGCGATCGGCCGCTTGGCGGCGCAGCGCGCCGCCGCGCGCCTGGGTCCGAAGCCGCTGGCCACCGGCCGCTATCCGGTGCTGTTCGCCTCCGAGGTCGCGCGTTCGCTGGTTGGACACCTGCTGGGTGCGGTCTCCGGCGGCGCGCTGTACCGCGGTGCGAGCTTCCTGGTGGACAGCGTCGGCGAGCAGCTCTTCCCCGACTGGTTCGCGATCGACGAGCGGCCGTTCCTGCAGCGCGGGCTGCGCTCGTCGGCCTACGACAGCGAAGGCGTGGCCACCCGCGAATCGTCGCTGGTCGCCGGCGGCGTGCTGCAGCGCTACGTGTTGGGCAGCTACTCGGCGCGCAAGCTTGGGCTGCAGACCACCGGCAACGCCGGCGGCGTGCACAACCTCGAGGTGGCCGCCAATGCCGGCGACCTCGACGACATGCTGCGCGGCATGGGCCGCGGCCTGCTGGTCACCGAATTGATGGGGCAGGGCGTGAACATCGTTACCGGCGACTATTCGCGCGGCGCCGCGGGGTTCTGGATCGAGGACGGCGCGATCGCCTTCCCGGTGGACGGCATCACCATCGCCGGCAAGCTGCGCGAGATGTTCGCCGGCATCGAAGCGGTGGGGCGCGACGTCGACACCCGCTCGCACATCCGCACGGGTTCGATCCTCATCGGCGGCATGACCGTCGCGGGTGAATGA
- the rng gene encoding ribonuclease G → MSEEILVNVTPRETRVAVVENGMLQELHIERGWRRGVVGNIYKGKVQRVMPGMQAAFVDIGLERAAFLHANDVMRSLRPPELVGDEPPQPAATPPISELLRDGQDIVVQVVKDPIGTKGARLTMQISIPSRYLVLLPQSTVVGVSARIEDEAERARLKSLVTGFSAGNQHGYIVRTNAEGQPSEALAEDIAYLARAWLLVEGQVASARVGTCVYEDLTLPMRAVRDLMRRDVEKVKVDSRETCDRLQVFAAQYMPGLAERIEHYSGARPVFDLYGVEDEIGRALEKQVPLKSGGYLVIDQTEAMTTVDVNTGSFLGQRNLEETVYRTNLEAAQAVARQLRLRNLGGIIIIDFIDMVDAEHRRQVLRTLEKSLLRDHAKTTVYDFSPLGLVEMTRKRTVESLERQLSETCHECGGRGMLKTDETVTYEIFREIVRAVRQFDAERLLVIASPKVVTRITEEESAAVAELEEFLGKSIRFQADEQYFQEQFDVVLL, encoded by the coding sequence ATGAGCGAGGAGATCCTGGTCAACGTGACCCCGCGCGAGACGCGCGTGGCCGTGGTCGAGAACGGCATGCTGCAGGAGCTGCACATCGAACGCGGCTGGCGGCGCGGCGTGGTCGGCAACATCTACAAGGGCAAGGTGCAGCGGGTGATGCCCGGCATGCAGGCGGCCTTCGTCGACATCGGGCTGGAGCGCGCCGCGTTCCTGCATGCCAACGACGTGATGCGCTCGTTGCGCCCGCCCGAGCTGGTCGGCGACGAGCCGCCGCAGCCCGCGGCCACGCCGCCGATCAGCGAGCTGCTGCGCGACGGCCAGGACATCGTGGTCCAGGTGGTCAAGGATCCGATCGGCACCAAGGGCGCGCGGCTGACGATGCAGATCAGCATCCCGTCGCGCTACCTGGTGCTGTTGCCGCAGTCGACCGTGGTCGGCGTGTCCGCGCGGATCGAGGACGAAGCCGAACGTGCGCGCCTCAAGTCGCTGGTGACCGGGTTCTCGGCGGGCAACCAGCACGGCTACATCGTGCGCACCAACGCCGAGGGCCAGCCTTCTGAAGCGCTGGCCGAGGACATCGCCTACCTGGCACGCGCCTGGCTGCTGGTCGAAGGGCAGGTGGCCAGCGCGCGCGTCGGCACCTGCGTCTACGAGGACCTGACCCTGCCGATGCGCGCGGTGCGCGACCTGATGCGCCGCGACGTGGAAAAGGTGAAGGTGGATTCGCGCGAGACCTGCGATCGCCTGCAGGTGTTCGCCGCGCAGTACATGCCCGGGCTCGCCGAGCGGATCGAGCACTACAGCGGCGCGCGCCCGGTGTTCGACCTGTACGGCGTCGAGGACGAGATCGGCCGCGCGCTGGAGAAGCAGGTGCCGCTGAAGTCCGGCGGCTACCTGGTCATCGACCAGACCGAGGCGATGACCACGGTCGACGTGAACACCGGCTCGTTCCTCGGCCAGCGCAACCTCGAGGAGACGGTGTACCGCACGAATCTGGAAGCCGCGCAGGCGGTCGCGCGCCAGCTCAGGCTGCGCAACCTGGGCGGCATCATCATCATCGACTTCATCGACATGGTCGATGCCGAGCATCGCCGCCAGGTGCTGCGCACGCTGGAGAAATCGCTGCTGCGCGACCACGCCAAGACCACGGTCTACGACTTCTCGCCGCTGGGCCTGGTGGAGATGACGCGCAAGCGCACGGTGGAAAGCCTGGAGCGCCAGTTGAGCGAGACCTGCCACGAGTGCGGCGGGCGCGGCATGCTCAAGACCGACGAGACCGTGACCTACGAGATCTTCCGCGAGATCGTGCGCGCGGTGCGCCAGTTCGATGCCGAGCGCCTGCTGGTGATCGCCTCGCCGAAAGTCGTCACCCGGATCACCGAAGAGGAGTCGGCGGCGGTCGCCGAACTCGAGGAGTTCCTGGGCAAGTCGATCCGCTTCCAGGCCGACGAGCAGTATTTCCAGGAACAGTTCGATGTGGTGCTGCTCTAG
- a CDS encoding Maf family nucleotide pyrophosphatase, with translation MLHLASQSPRRRELLARLGLDFGVLDVEVAEVRAPGEAPASYVARVAREKAGAGLLRVVAVPAAVVLGSDTEVVLDDTVFGKPADAAEAAAMLRRLSGRSHQVLTAVSLVSAGREASVLVATDVTFADLSDEDIADYVASGEPMGRAGAYAIQGGAERFVARLAGSYSGVMGLPLHETAELLRGFGINARTPRAGGRA, from the coding sequence ATGCTGCATCTTGCCTCGCAATCCCCCCGCCGCCGCGAACTGCTCGCGCGCCTTGGCCTCGACTTCGGCGTGCTCGATGTCGAAGTCGCCGAAGTGCGTGCGCCGGGCGAAGCGCCCGCCAGCTACGTGGCCCGCGTCGCGCGCGAGAAGGCCGGGGCCGGGCTGCTGCGCGTGGTCGCGGTGCCCGCTGCGGTGGTGCTGGGCTCGGATACCGAAGTGGTGCTCGATGACACGGTGTTCGGCAAGCCCGCGGACGCCGCCGAGGCGGCGGCGATGCTGCGACGCCTGTCCGGACGCAGCCACCAGGTCCTGACCGCGGTCTCGCTGGTGTCGGCGGGGCGCGAGGCTTCGGTGCTGGTGGCGACCGACGTCACGTTCGCCGACCTCTCGGACGAGGACATCGCGGACTACGTTGCCAGCGGCGAGCCGATGGGCCGCGCCGGCGCGTACGCCATCCAGGGCGGCGCCGAACGCTTCGTCGCACGGTTGGCGGGCAGCTATTCCGGGGTGATGGGGCTGCCCTTGCACGAGACCGCCGAACTGCTGCGCGGCTTCGGGATCAACGCGCGCACGCCGCGCGCCGGCGGCCGGGCATGA
- the tldD gene encoding metalloprotease TldD: MMTQALALAEARLLLPAGLDGGGLERAFGQLLGPGIDFGDLYFQHARRESWTVEDGIVKDGSHSIEQGVGVRAISGEKTGFAYSDDINGAALLAAAQSARAIARSGHEHAARTLVPAGARSLYAPTDPIDAMGNDAKVEALRRVDRLLRAADPRVKQVMVSLSGGVDTILVARSDGVVAGDVRPLVRLNVQVIVEQGGRRESGYAGYGGRYSYEELLGDGRPEQFAREALRQALVNLDAIDAPAGIMPVVLGPGWPGVLLHEAVGHGLEGDFNRKGTSTYAGRMGQRVAAPGVTIVDDGTLDNRRGSLNVDDEGTPTQCTTLIEDGVLTGYMQDTLNARLMGVAPTGNGRRESFAHLVMPRMTNTYMRAGQDDPADMIRSVKKGLYAVNFGGGQVDITSGKYVFSATEAYLIEDGKVTAPVKGATLIGNGPETMQKVRMVGHDMALDDGVGVCGKDGQSVPVGVGQPSLLVDGITVGGTRA; the protein is encoded by the coding sequence CTGATGACCCAAGCCCTTGCCCTTGCCGAAGCCCGCCTGCTGCTGCCCGCGGGCCTCGACGGCGGGGGCCTCGAACGCGCGTTCGGCCAGCTGCTGGGGCCGGGCATCGATTTCGGCGACCTGTATTTCCAGCACGCGCGCCGCGAGAGCTGGACGGTCGAGGACGGCATCGTCAAGGACGGCTCGCATTCGATCGAGCAGGGCGTGGGCGTGCGCGCGATCAGCGGCGAGAAGACCGGGTTCGCCTATTCCGATGACATCAACGGTGCGGCGCTGCTTGCGGCGGCGCAGTCGGCGCGCGCCATCGCGCGCAGCGGACACGAACACGCGGCCAGGACACTGGTACCGGCGGGCGCACGCTCGCTGTACGCGCCCACCGACCCGATCGATGCCATGGGCAACGACGCCAAGGTCGAGGCGCTGCGGCGGGTCGACCGCCTGCTGCGCGCCGCCGACCCGCGCGTGAAGCAGGTGATGGTGAGCCTGTCGGGCGGCGTAGACACGATCCTCGTGGCGCGTTCGGACGGCGTGGTCGCCGGCGACGTGCGTCCGCTGGTGCGGCTCAACGTGCAGGTGATCGTGGAGCAGGGCGGCCGCCGCGAGAGCGGCTACGCCGGCTACGGTGGCCGCTACTCCTACGAGGAACTGCTCGGCGATGGCCGACCGGAGCAGTTCGCGCGCGAGGCGCTGCGCCAGGCGCTGGTCAACCTCGACGCCATCGACGCGCCGGCCGGCATCATGCCGGTCGTGCTCGGCCCCGGCTGGCCCGGCGTGCTGCTGCACGAGGCCGTCGGCCATGGCCTGGAGGGCGACTTCAACCGCAAGGGCACCAGCACCTATGCCGGGCGCATGGGCCAGCGCGTCGCCGCGCCGGGCGTGACCATCGTCGACGACGGCACGCTGGACAATCGCCGCGGCTCGCTCAACGTCGACGACGAAGGCACGCCGACGCAGTGCACCACGCTGATCGAGGACGGCGTGCTCACCGGCTACATGCAGGACACGCTCAACGCGCGCCTGATGGGCGTGGCGCCCACCGGCAACGGCCGCCGCGAGTCGTTCGCGCACCTGGTGATGCCGCGCATGACCAACACCTACATGCGCGCCGGCCAGGACGACCCGGCGGACATGATCCGTTCGGTGAAGAAGGGCCTGTACGCGGTCAACTTCGGCGGCGGCCAGGTCGACATCACCAGCGGCAAGTACGTGTTCTCGGCCACCGAGGCCTACCTGATCGAGGACGGCAAGGTCACCGCGCCGGTGAAGGGCGCCACGCTGATCGGCAATGGCCCGGAAACGATGCAGAAGGTGCGCATGGTCGGGCATGACATGGCGCTGGACGACGGCGTGGGCGTCTGCGGCAAGGACGGCCAGAGCGTGCCGGTGGGCGTGGGCCAGCCGTCGCTGCTCGTGGACGGCATCACCGTCGGCGGCACGCGCGCCTGA